One window of the Grus americana isolate bGruAme1 chromosome 13, bGruAme1.mat, whole genome shotgun sequence genome contains the following:
- the EMC8 gene encoding ER membrane protein complex subunit 8 isoform X1, producing the protein MKLTTQAYCKMVLHSAKYPHCAVNGLLVAERPSGAPRRDQAGPPSLFVDCIPLFHGTLALAPMLEVALTLIDSWCKENSYVIAGYYQANERVKDASPNQVAEKVASRIAEGFNDTALIMVDNTKFTMECVEPAIHVYELHENKWRCKDPHVEKEQKDSAASDFCEDWSEAQRIAASLLDSKSYETLVDFDNHLDDIRNDWTNPEINKAVLHLC; encoded by the exons ATGAAGCTGACCACGCAGGCCTACTGCAAAATGGTGCTGCACAGCGCCAAGTACCCGCACTGCGCCGTGAATGGGCTGCTGGTGGCCGAGCGGCCGTCGGGCGCCCCGCGCCGCGATCAGGCCGGGCCTCCCTCGCTCTTCGTCGACTGCATCCCGCTCTTCCACGGCACACTGGCCCTGGCGCCCATGCTGGAGGTGGCCCTCACCCTG ATTGACTCTTGGTGCAAAGAGAATAGCTACGTGATAGCTGGATATTACCAGGCAAACGAACGCGTGAAAGATGCCAG TCCAAACCAGGTTGCGGAAAAGGTGGCCTCCAGAATCGCAGAGGGCTTTAACGATACAGCGCTCATAATg GTTGATAACACCAAGTTCACAATGGAGTGCGTAGAGCCCGCCATTCACGTGTACGAGCTTCACGAGAACAAGTGGAGGTGCAAGGACCCGCACGT TGAGAAAGAGCAGAAGGATTCTGCAGCCAG TGATTTTTGTGAAGATTGGAGCGAAGCCCAGAGAATCGCTGCATCTCTCTTGGACAGCAAGTCCTACGAGACGCTTGTAGATTTTGATAATCACCTGGATGATATCCGGAACGACTGGACAAACCCAGAGATCAACAAAGCTGTCCTCCACCTGTGTTAG
- the GINS2 gene encoding DNA replication complex GINS protein PSF2 codes for MEPAEAEFLAEKELVTIVPNFSLDRIHLIGGDLGPFNPGLPVEVPVWLAINLKQRQKCRLIPPEWMDVEKLGEIRDQERKEDTFTLMPSPYYMELTKLLLNYASDNIPKADEIRTLVKDTWDTRIAKLRLSADSFVRQQEAHAKLDNLTLMEINTAGTFLTQALDHMYKLRTNLQPGESAHSQDF; via the exons ATGGAGCCGGCCGAGGCGGAGTTCCTGGCCGAGAAGGAGCTGGTGACGATCGTGCCCAACTTCAGCCTCGACCGGATCCACCTCATCGGG GGAGATCTGGGTCCTTTCAATCCCGGCTTGCCAGTGGAAGTGCCTGTCTGGTTGGCCATTAACCTGAAGCAGAGGCAGAAGTGTCGGCTGATCCCTCCAGAATGGATGGATGTCG aaaaactgGGGGAAATCCGGGACCAGGAACGTAAAGAGGACACCTTCACTCTGATGCCCAGTCCCTATTATATGGAACTCACAAAGCTGCTGTTAAACTA cGCCTCAGACAACATCCCAAAAGCCGATGAGATTCGAACGCTGGTGAAGGATACCTGGGACACCCGGATAGCCAAGCTGCGGCTGTCTGCGGACAGCTTCgtcaggcagcaggaggctcACGCCAAG ctGGATAACTTAACTTTGATGGAGATCAACACAGCCGGGACTTTCCTTACTCAAGCCTTAGATCACATGTACAAGCTCCGGACTAACCTTCAGCCTGGCGAGAGCGCCCACTCCCAGGATTTCTGA
- the EMC8 gene encoding ER membrane protein complex subunit 8 isoform X2: MKLTTQAYCKMVLHSAKYPHCAVNGLLVAERPSGAPRRDQAGPPSLFVDCIPLFHGTLALAPMLEVALTLIDSWCKENSYVIAGYYQANERVKDASPNQVAEKVASRIAEGFNDTALIMVDNTKFTMECVEPAIHVYELHENKWRCKDPHVDFCEDWSEAQRIAASLLDSKSYETLVDFDNHLDDIRNDWTNPEINKAVLHLC, from the exons ATGAAGCTGACCACGCAGGCCTACTGCAAAATGGTGCTGCACAGCGCCAAGTACCCGCACTGCGCCGTGAATGGGCTGCTGGTGGCCGAGCGGCCGTCGGGCGCCCCGCGCCGCGATCAGGCCGGGCCTCCCTCGCTCTTCGTCGACTGCATCCCGCTCTTCCACGGCACACTGGCCCTGGCGCCCATGCTGGAGGTGGCCCTCACCCTG ATTGACTCTTGGTGCAAAGAGAATAGCTACGTGATAGCTGGATATTACCAGGCAAACGAACGCGTGAAAGATGCCAG TCCAAACCAGGTTGCGGAAAAGGTGGCCTCCAGAATCGCAGAGGGCTTTAACGATACAGCGCTCATAATg GTTGATAACACCAAGTTCACAATGGAGTGCGTAGAGCCCGCCATTCACGTGTACGAGCTTCACGAGAACAAGTGGAGGTGCAAGGACCCGCACGT TGATTTTTGTGAAGATTGGAGCGAAGCCCAGAGAATCGCTGCATCTCTCTTGGACAGCAAGTCCTACGAGACGCTTGTAGATTTTGATAATCACCTGGATGATATCCGGAACGACTGGACAAACCCAGAGATCAACAAAGCTGTCCTCCACCTGTGTTAG